One Polynucleobacter sp. MWH-Spelu-300-X4 genomic window carries:
- the surE gene encoding 5'/3'-nucleotidase SurE gives MHILIANDDGYLAPGLLALVNALRPLGQVTVIAPEQNHSGASNSLTLSRPLTVTRVAGGERDNFLYVNGTPTDCVHIALTGLLETKPDIVVSGINQGENMGEDVLYSGTVAAAIEGVMFGIPAIAFSQVDKGWGGLEDAAQIARDIVIAQIENPVDGHLLPDEKPTLLNVNIPNRAYADLQSWRVTRLGNRHHSQDVIMQHSPRGEPIYWIGPPGIARDATEGTDFHAIQHGQVSITPLQLDLSHVVTRQHMLESNWNKN, from the coding sequence ATGCATATTTTAATTGCCAATGACGACGGCTATTTGGCGCCAGGTTTGCTGGCGTTGGTTAATGCTTTGCGCCCTTTAGGGCAAGTGACGGTGATTGCACCTGAGCAAAATCATAGCGGAGCATCTAATTCGTTAACACTTTCAAGACCGCTGACTGTGACGCGTGTTGCAGGTGGTGAGCGAGATAATTTTCTGTATGTGAATGGCACGCCGACTGATTGTGTTCACATTGCTTTGACGGGTTTGCTTGAGACTAAACCAGATATTGTTGTTTCTGGCATTAATCAAGGTGAGAACATGGGTGAAGATGTGCTTTACTCAGGCACCGTAGCTGCTGCGATTGAGGGAGTGATGTTTGGTATTCCTGCGATTGCTTTTTCTCAAGTGGATAAAGGTTGGGGTGGTTTAGAAGATGCTGCTCAAATTGCCAGGGATATCGTAATTGCGCAAATTGAAAATCCTGTAGATGGTCATTTGTTGCCTGATGAAAAACCAACGCTACTTAATGTCAATATTCCTAACCGCGCTTATGCTGATTTGCAGTCTTGGCGTGTGACCCGCTTGGGTAACCGTCATCATTCTCAAGATGTAATCATGCAGCATAGTCCGCGTGGTGAGCCAATTTATTGGATTGGGCCGCCAGGTATTGCACGCGATGCCACTGAAGGTACGGATTTTCATGCGATTCAACATGGCCAAGTGTCGATTACACCTTTGCAGTTGGACCTTTCACATGTTGTGACTCGTCAGCATATGCTTGAGTCCAACTGGAATAAAAATTGA
- a CDS encoding peptidoglycan DD-metalloendopeptidase family protein: MKLNRLFRRLLIVLLPMAAVLLQVGCATRSTPAPVVDRSSGRSLEPVAPGYYRVKRGDTLLRIALDHGQSHRDIAEWNGIADVNVIEVDQVIRVAPPKSASVSKVEVRQEKAANDPKSKDLKGKLDKQDKSPKLADNKSSNDNVDKAKDVTEPGIRLSWPSKGDVIDRFDDTKNKGIDISGKAGDPVQSAADGKVVYAGNSLRGYGNLVIVKHDNTYLTAYAHNKTLLVKEGDTVKKAQKIAEMGNTDADRVKLHFELRKNGKPVDPTTYLP; encoded by the coding sequence ATGAAATTGAACCGTTTATTCCGCCGTTTATTGATCGTTCTTTTGCCGATGGCAGCAGTATTGTTGCAGGTTGGTTGCGCAACACGTTCTACGCCTGCACCAGTAGTGGATCGCTCATCAGGTAGATCCTTGGAGCCAGTTGCTCCTGGTTACTATCGTGTGAAACGTGGCGATACGCTGTTGAGAATTGCTTTGGATCATGGCCAGTCTCATCGAGATATTGCTGAATGGAATGGCATTGCGGATGTGAATGTGATTGAAGTGGATCAAGTGATTCGTGTGGCGCCACCTAAGTCTGCCTCAGTATCTAAAGTTGAGGTTAGACAGGAAAAGGCAGCAAATGACCCTAAGTCAAAAGACTTGAAGGGTAAATTAGATAAACAAGATAAGTCTCCTAAGTTAGCGGACAATAAATCAAGCAATGACAATGTGGATAAGGCGAAAGATGTGACTGAGCCTGGTATTCGTTTATCTTGGCCATCAAAAGGCGATGTGATTGATCGTTTTGATGACACCAAAAATAAAGGTATTGATATCTCAGGTAAAGCCGGTGATCCTGTTCAATCTGCGGCCGATGGTAAGGTGGTTTATGCGGGTAATAGCTTGAGAGGTTACGGTAATTTGGTAATCGTTAAGCATGACAATACCTATCTAACGGCTTATGCACATAACAAAACACTCTTAGTTAAAGAGGGTGATACTGTTAAGAAAGCTCAAAAAATTGCAGAGATGGGTAATACCGATGCTGATCGAGTAAAGCTTCATTTTGAGCTGCGTAAAAATGGTAAACCTGTCGATCCGACTACTTACTTGCCTTAA
- a CDS encoding exodeoxyribonuclease V subunit beta — translation MSSQITYDSCDPQQSVVVEACAGSGKTWLLVSRMVRLLLAGAHPHEILAITFTRKAAEEMRGRLDEVLLKFATCNESELLKELKMRGLDDEEAMAAIPQARVLFERVLSNPRGLAVDTFHGWFARLLGGAPLGSGVPQGLKLRDDFKRLQDECLEDWWTALPSVEKTPIRQAYEVLIEELGVHSAHQLLTGAKGFLSAKAEWVRHLDHAKQNQIVSTDAIGDLSTWMSQSDPLQELIDHHDGIDHLQFLCDHLKEGGKTDKKHADLIQEALNQYQHHVGLDVMANTMYSAFLTGECEILKKMSASGDLKDYLKTLSDPSGREAKINTYRQAWADAMLAHYSWLADHRAHRIHQAWILVGADMLAHYQAKKEILRVQDFSDLEAYTAQLMLSSEMAAYLQARLDAKYKHLLVDEFQDTNPLQWQILLSWLNAYGKEDASKPSVFLVGDPKQSIYRFRRADVRLFEQAKIYLKEHFGAKLHPFNETRRNSPAVLKAVNQVFQLTDLPPSYPFSEQKRNPQADSEYGEGEAKLLPLIPAVDVEKISQRNALELPYLDASKESKQQQSYQEAYQVAQFILKTKLEKNAHWSDFLILLRSRTPLAQIERAFRDCGIPCDSPRQGGLLKTLEAEDLIALLSVLVTPTDSLALAQVLRSPMYALGDGDLMDLTHEKQSQQVSSLWHLLGNQTHRFHNIHVEISAWAELAKRLPVHDLLDHIYAQSNLRLRYAAHAPELQRDQVISNLDAFLGLALDLDGGRYPSLTRFVAELKQIKRGFVEESPDEGESNSEDDSDDANVSAQKVRILTIHAAKGLEARFVILMNANTSRQNKDHVGVLMNWQPDQAGPNHISPFFSGKPKKDPARQALRDQEDQIAAIENWNLLYVALTRAKEAVYISGCANKGKNQISENSWYGRLTKAGVSELDLGDMDEQQQAEMQSPLAPAHEITDFVVSWQGESQVSAYFDEEVISPEKQFVIDLGVAFHAVMEHVVRLKITSIDELPSESELSAWLQMDMSLATKARACALSVLQSEKASIYFFNSDIQSSWEELDIGTEEGRLLRMDRLVEFSDRLVVLDYKLSIPTQDDPLYEKYRLQMSVYRDAVRRLRGDKPIQSYLLSSNGDVLELT, via the coding sequence ATGAGTTCGCAAATTACTTATGACTCATGTGATCCGCAGCAGTCGGTCGTGGTCGAGGCCTGTGCTGGTAGCGGTAAAACTTGGCTATTGGTGTCAAGAATGGTGCGCTTGTTACTTGCTGGTGCGCATCCTCATGAAATCTTAGCGATTACTTTTACGCGTAAAGCTGCTGAAGAAATGCGTGGCAGGCTTGATGAGGTGCTGTTGAAGTTCGCAACTTGCAATGAGAGTGAGTTGCTCAAAGAGCTAAAGATGCGTGGCTTAGATGATGAAGAAGCGATGGCTGCTATACCTCAAGCTCGCGTTTTGTTTGAGCGCGTACTTTCTAATCCAAGAGGATTAGCAGTGGATACCTTTCATGGTTGGTTTGCTCGTTTATTGGGTGGGGCTCCGCTGGGTAGCGGTGTTCCCCAAGGGCTTAAGTTGCGAGATGACTTTAAACGTTTGCAAGATGAATGTTTAGAAGATTGGTGGACTGCTTTACCGAGTGTTGAGAAAACACCTATTAGACAAGCTTATGAAGTATTAATTGAAGAGTTGGGTGTGCATAGCGCCCATCAGCTTTTAACTGGGGCTAAAGGTTTTTTAAGTGCTAAAGCTGAATGGGTGAGGCATTTAGATCATGCAAAGCAGAATCAGATTGTATCTACTGATGCGATTGGTGATTTATCGACATGGATGTCGCAATCGGACCCTTTGCAAGAATTGATCGACCATCATGATGGCATCGATCACCTTCAGTTTTTATGTGACCATTTAAAAGAAGGTGGCAAGACTGATAAAAAACATGCTGATTTGATTCAGGAAGCTTTAAATCAATATCAGCATCACGTTGGCTTGGATGTGATGGCTAATACGATGTATTCAGCATTTTTGACAGGTGAATGTGAGATTTTGAAAAAAATGTCTGCTTCAGGCGACCTAAAAGATTATTTGAAAACTTTGTCAGACCCATCAGGTCGAGAAGCTAAGATTAATACTTATAGGCAGGCTTGGGCTGATGCTATGTTGGCTCACTATAGCTGGTTGGCTGATCATCGTGCCCACCGCATTCATCAGGCATGGATCTTGGTGGGCGCAGACATGTTGGCGCACTATCAAGCTAAAAAAGAAATCTTAAGGGTGCAAGATTTTTCTGACTTAGAGGCCTATACCGCTCAGTTAATGCTTTCATCAGAAATGGCGGCTTATTTGCAGGCTAGGTTAGACGCTAAATATAAACATTTACTGGTTGATGAGTTTCAAGATACCAATCCTTTGCAGTGGCAAATACTACTGTCTTGGTTAAATGCTTACGGTAAAGAAGATGCCTCTAAGCCATCTGTCTTTTTGGTGGGTGATCCTAAACAATCTATTTACCGATTTAGACGTGCTGATGTTCGTTTGTTTGAACAGGCGAAAATATATCTGAAGGAGCATTTTGGCGCGAAGTTACATCCTTTTAATGAGACGCGTAGAAATAGCCCAGCTGTTTTGAAAGCAGTTAATCAGGTTTTTCAATTGACAGATTTACCTCCTAGTTATCCGTTCTCTGAACAAAAAAGAAACCCTCAGGCGGATAGTGAGTATGGTGAAGGTGAGGCTAAATTATTGCCATTGATTCCAGCGGTGGATGTTGAAAAAATCAGCCAAAGGAATGCGTTGGAGTTACCTTATCTTGATGCAAGTAAAGAGTCAAAGCAGCAGCAAAGTTATCAAGAGGCTTATCAAGTAGCTCAGTTTATTTTAAAAACAAAGTTGGAAAAGAATGCTCATTGGAGTGATTTCCTTATCTTGTTGAGATCAAGAACACCCTTGGCACAAATTGAGCGCGCTTTTAGGGATTGCGGTATTCCGTGCGACAGCCCAAGGCAAGGGGGCTTACTAAAGACTCTTGAGGCGGAAGATTTAATTGCACTTTTGTCGGTGTTGGTAACTCCGACAGATTCTTTGGCATTGGCTCAAGTACTACGATCCCCAATGTATGCACTCGGTGATGGCGATTTGATGGATTTAACCCATGAAAAGCAATCGCAACAAGTGAGTTCTTTGTGGCACTTGCTGGGGAATCAGACTCATCGCTTCCACAATATCCATGTGGAGATAAGTGCTTGGGCTGAGTTGGCAAAGCGTCTGCCGGTGCATGATTTGTTAGATCACATTTACGCTCAATCTAATTTGCGATTACGGTATGCAGCGCATGCCCCTGAACTGCAAAGGGATCAGGTTATTTCAAATTTGGATGCTTTCTTAGGGTTGGCGCTCGATTTGGATGGCGGCCGTTACCCCAGCTTGACACGATTTGTGGCGGAGTTAAAGCAGATAAAGCGTGGGTTTGTGGAAGAGAGCCCAGACGAAGGTGAATCTAATAGCGAAGATGACTCTGATGATGCAAATGTATCTGCACAAAAAGTTAGGATTTTGACTATTCATGCGGCAAAGGGTTTAGAGGCACGTTTTGTAATTTTGATGAACGCTAATACCTCAAGGCAAAACAAAGATCATGTGGGTGTGTTGATGAACTGGCAACCCGATCAAGCAGGCCCTAATCATATTTCGCCATTTTTCTCTGGTAAGCCTAAAAAAGATCCTGCAAGGCAGGCTCTTAGAGATCAAGAAGATCAAATTGCTGCGATTGAAAACTGGAACCTTTTATATGTGGCTTTAACCCGAGCAAAGGAAGCTGTTTATATAAGTGGTTGTGCTAATAAAGGTAAAAATCAGATCAGTGAAAATAGTTGGTATGGTCGCTTAACGAAGGCGGGTGTTTCTGAGCTTGATTTGGGTGATATGGATGAGCAACAGCAAGCAGAGATGCAGTCTCCATTAGCGCCTGCCCATGAAATAACTGACTTTGTGGTGAGTTGGCAGGGGGAGTCTCAGGTTAGTGCTTATTTTGATGAAGAAGTTATTTCCCCGGAAAAACAGTTTGTGATTGATTTAGGTGTCGCGTTTCATGCGGTGATGGAGCATGTGGTTCGCTTGAAAATTACTAGTATTGATGAGTTGCCATCTGAGAGTGAGTTGAGTGCTTGGCTTCAGATGGATATGAGTTTGGCTACTAAAGCTAGAGCTTGTGCGCTCAGCGTTCTTCAGTCTGAAAAAGCGAGTATTTATTTCTTTAACTCTGATATTCAGTCTTCCTGGGAAGAATTAGATATTGGTACTGAAGAGGGACGATTATTAAGGATGGATCGCCTGGTAGAGTTTTCGGATCGTTTGGTTGTTTTGGATTACAAGTTATCTATTCCGACTCAAGATGATCCGTTGTATGAGAAATACCGATTACAAATGTCAGTTTACCGAGATGCGGTACGTCGTTTAAGGGGTGATAAGCCTATTCAGAGTTACTTATTAAGCTCAAATGGCGATGTTTTAGAGCTAACTTAG
- the rlmD gene encoding 23S rRNA (uracil(1939)-C(5))-methyltransferase RlmD: MKRVIVESLNLEAQGVARVRDEQGVPGKVIFIDGALPGEDVTFESYKVKSKFELAKLIHLHKASPSRISPRCPSFGVCGGCSMQHLDPRAQLAMKQRVLEDNLKYLARTRPEVLLRPIAGPTWEYRYRGRLSVFKIPKGRVLVGFHQKKANRITDMLSCDILPKHVSDLLPHWRELINQLSVPDQIAQLEFAIGEGKKFGTLSTVFVLRHMVPLGQGDQQLLREFAKKHHIDLWLQPGDLDTAKPFYPEDSYFCYRLPEFDIEMPFKPTDFTQVNHQINQVLVGRAVRLLDPEQEDRVLDLFCGIGNFTLPLARWASQVFGIEGSSSLTDRAKENAIHNQLGDKVNFACSNLFEVDTQVIKSWGKASKWLIDPPRGGAMALMTSLAELAKSGNSEDHAYLPKRIVYVSCNPATLARDVGILVKDTGYQLKSAGVVNMFPHTSHIESIAVFER, from the coding sequence GTGAAGCGAGTCATTGTTGAATCGCTTAATTTAGAGGCGCAGGGGGTCGCTCGTGTTCGTGATGAACAGGGTGTTCCTGGGAAAGTTATTTTTATTGATGGTGCGCTACCTGGTGAAGATGTTACTTTTGAGAGTTACAAAGTTAAGAGTAAATTTGAGTTAGCCAAACTAATCCATCTTCATAAAGCATCACCCAGTCGCATCAGCCCACGTTGCCCATCTTTTGGCGTATGTGGCGGTTGTTCCATGCAGCACCTAGATCCTCGCGCTCAGCTAGCTATGAAGCAGCGCGTTCTAGAAGATAACTTAAAGTATCTTGCAAGAACAAGGCCGGAGGTTCTATTACGTCCCATCGCGGGACCAACATGGGAATATCGGTATAGAGGCCGTTTATCCGTTTTTAAGATTCCTAAAGGGCGTGTATTGGTGGGTTTTCATCAAAAGAAAGCCAATCGGATTACTGATATGTTGTCGTGTGACATTTTGCCCAAGCATGTATCTGATCTTTTGCCTCATTGGCGAGAACTTATTAACCAATTATCTGTTCCTGATCAGATTGCGCAATTAGAATTTGCGATTGGTGAAGGTAAGAAATTTGGTACCTTAAGCACTGTATTTGTTTTAAGGCACATGGTTCCTTTGGGGCAAGGTGATCAGCAGCTACTTCGAGAGTTTGCGAAAAAACATCACATAGATCTTTGGCTGCAGCCCGGGGATTTGGATACGGCGAAACCTTTTTATCCTGAAGATAGCTACTTTTGTTATCGATTGCCAGAGTTCGATATTGAAATGCCGTTTAAGCCAACAGATTTTACCCAGGTCAATCATCAAATTAATCAGGTTTTAGTGGGGCGGGCTGTGCGTTTATTAGATCCTGAACAAGAGGATCGTGTATTAGATTTATTTTGCGGGATTGGCAACTTCACTTTACCGCTTGCTAGATGGGCATCTCAAGTTTTTGGTATTGAGGGTAGCTCTAGTCTTACAGATCGCGCAAAAGAAAATGCTATTCATAATCAACTTGGCGATAAAGTAAATTTTGCTTGTTCCAATCTATTTGAAGTTGATACTCAAGTTATTAAGTCTTGGGGTAAGGCTTCGAAGTGGTTAATTGATCCTCCAAGAGGTGGAGCGATGGCGCTTATGACAAGTTTGGCTGAGTTGGCTAAATCAGGGAATTCAGAAGACCATGCTTATTTGCCAAAACGTATTGTCTATGTTTCATGTAATCCAGCAACCTTAGCTAGGGATGTCGGTATTTTAGTTAAAGATACGGGCTATCAATTGAAGTCTGCTGGTGTGGTAAATATGTTTCCGCATACATCTCATATTGAATCGATTGCGGTATTTGAGCGCTGA
- a CDS encoding YbaB/EbfC family nucleoid-associated protein codes for MMKGNIAGLMKQAQQMQENMKRAQAELAALEVVGQAASGSVKVTMTGKHEVKRVEIAEAAMDDREMLEDLLVTAYADAFRQAEDAASKKMAGATAGMPMPPGFKLPF; via the coding sequence ATGATGAAGGGAAATATCGCTGGCTTGATGAAGCAAGCTCAGCAAATGCAGGAAAACATGAAGCGCGCTCAAGCCGAGCTTGCTGCATTAGAGGTGGTTGGTCAAGCAGCTTCTGGTTCTGTCAAAGTTACGATGACTGGCAAGCATGAAGTGAAGCGTGTTGAAATCGCTGAAGCTGCGATGGATGATCGTGAAATGTTAGAAGACTTATTGGTAACTGCTTATGCAGATGCATTCCGCCAAGCTGAAGATGCTGCTAGCAAAAAAATGGCTGGAGCTACTGCTGGTATGCCGATGCCTCCAGGCTTTAAATTGCCTTTCTAA
- the recR gene encoding recombination mediator RecR, which produces MAEQEQDALQRLVQGLRVLPGVGPKSAQRMAFHLLQHDRNGAALLGQSLLDAVNHIHHCSLCNTFSELDICTTCSDERRDPSILCVVETPADQLMVEQTLTYKGLYFVLMGRLSPLDGLGPNEIHLDRLIERVEKSKEPVSEVVLATNFTSEGEATAHYIGEIMKSRGIKVSRIARGVPVGGELEYVDASTLARAMMDRKSVS; this is translated from the coding sequence ATGGCTGAACAAGAACAGGATGCTCTACAACGTTTGGTTCAAGGCTTGAGAGTCTTGCCGGGTGTTGGACCAAAGTCTGCTCAAAGAATGGCGTTTCATTTATTGCAGCATGACCGCAATGGGGCAGCTTTATTGGGGCAGAGTTTGTTAGATGCCGTTAATCATATTCATCATTGCTCTTTATGTAATACATTTTCAGAGTTAGATATTTGTACAACTTGCTCAGACGAGCGTCGTGACCCAAGTATCTTGTGTGTGGTTGAAACGCCAGCCGACCAATTGATGGTTGAGCAAACCTTAACCTATAAGGGTTTGTATTTTGTCTTAATGGGACGTTTATCCCCTCTAGATGGTTTGGGGCCTAACGAAATTCATTTGGATCGTTTGATTGAGCGTGTTGAGAAAAGTAAAGAGCCTGTCAGTGAGGTGGTTTTGGCTACTAATTTCACCAGTGAGGGTGAGGCAACTGCCCATTACATTGGGGAAATTATGAAATCTCGCGGCATTAAAGTATCTAGAATTGCTAGGGGTGTTCCAGTTGGCGGTGAGTTGGAATATGTTGATGCTAGTACTTTGGCTAGAGCGATGATGGATCGTAAATCTGTTAGTTAA
- the dnaX gene encoding DNA polymerase III subunit gamma/tau: MTALALARKWRPRDFSTLVGQEHVVKALTHALDQQRLHHAWLFTGTRGVGKTTISRILAKALNCTGADGQGQMTSEPCGKCPACTEIDAGRFVDYIEMDAASNRGVDDMAQLLEKAMYAPSSARFKVYMIDEVHMLTGHAFNAMLKTLEEPPPHVKFILATTDPQKIPVTVLSRCLQFNLKQMPIPSIVEHLQKVLESEQITFELGALRILAKAAQGSMRDALSLTDQAIAYSAGPVTEATVRAMLGTLDETYLIRVLDALQAKNGTELVSVADEMAVRSLSFSLALQDLASLLQKIALAQTVPAAVLDDWPEANEVRRLASLFGKEEVQLYYQIAITSRPDLSLAPDEQTGFTMALLRMLAFKPGDGSGSPKSAGPAKSAPSGIAAAKAAAGLGGAGASTVAKSQVVTPAPTKVQASMNPTSPVMAKPASPTSIGTDQPDWQAWMKALPIRGMVQQLAFQTELQAWDDAGASAKATVIVGMPQLATTDGVNRLQEALSAHIGKQVKIVMEAGKATQSIAAVEAKVKQEKQEDAETSIANDDFVKTIQAELGATVVPGSIRPIQ, from the coding sequence ATGACTGCATTAGCACTTGCCAGAAAATGGCGCCCTAGAGATTTTTCAACCTTGGTTGGCCAGGAACACGTGGTCAAAGCCTTAACACACGCCTTAGATCAGCAGCGTTTGCACCATGCTTGGCTGTTTACGGGTACCAGAGGGGTTGGTAAGACGACGATTTCTCGTATTTTGGCTAAAGCGCTTAATTGCACTGGGGCTGATGGTCAGGGGCAAATGACCTCTGAGCCCTGTGGTAAGTGCCCAGCTTGCACTGAAATTGATGCTGGACGTTTTGTTGACTATATTGAAATGGATGCTGCGAGCAATCGTGGTGTTGATGATATGGCTCAACTCTTAGAGAAAGCCATGTATGCGCCAAGTAGTGCGCGTTTCAAGGTATACATGATTGACGAGGTTCATATGTTGACCGGTCATGCTTTCAATGCGATGTTAAAAACATTAGAAGAGCCGCCGCCTCATGTGAAGTTCATCTTGGCGACGACGGATCCTCAAAAAATTCCTGTGACTGTTTTGTCTCGTTGCTTGCAATTTAATTTAAAGCAAATGCCAATTCCTTCGATTGTGGAGCATTTGCAAAAAGTTTTAGAGTCTGAGCAAATCACCTTTGAGTTAGGTGCTTTACGTATTTTGGCGAAAGCAGCTCAGGGATCCATGCGTGATGCGCTTTCTTTAACGGATCAAGCGATTGCTTATTCAGCGGGGCCTGTCACAGAAGCTACTGTTAGAGCCATGTTAGGCACATTGGATGAAACTTATCTGATTCGTGTTTTAGATGCGCTTCAGGCCAAAAACGGTACGGAGCTAGTCTCAGTTGCTGATGAAATGGCTGTGCGTAGCCTTTCTTTTTCATTAGCTTTGCAAGATTTAGCTTCTCTTTTGCAAAAAATAGCTTTGGCGCAAACGGTGCCTGCTGCAGTTTTAGATGATTGGCCAGAGGCGAATGAGGTGCGACGTTTAGCCAGCCTTTTTGGTAAAGAAGAGGTGCAGTTGTATTACCAAATAGCTATTACGAGTCGTCCAGATTTATCTTTAGCACCGGATGAACAAACTGGTTTCACGATGGCTTTATTGCGCATGTTAGCTTTTAAGCCCGGTGATGGTTCTGGATCTCCAAAGTCAGCGGGGCCTGCTAAATCAGCGCCTTCTGGAATTGCAGCAGCTAAAGCGGCGGCAGGTTTGGGTGGTGCTGGGGCATCAACAGTGGCAAAGTCGCAGGTGGTAACACCAGCGCCTACAAAGGTTCAGGCGAGCATGAACCCCACTTCACCAGTGATGGCTAAACCGGCTAGCCCAACTTCAATCGGTACGGATCAACCTGATTGGCAAGCCTGGATGAAAGCATTGCCGATTCGGGGGATGGTGCAGCAGTTAGCGTTTCAGACAGAGTTACAGGCTTGGGATGATGCAGGAGCAAGTGCTAAAGCAACGGTTATCGTTGGTATGCCTCAGTTGGCTACGACGGATGGTGTGAATCGTTTGCAAGAAGCTTTATCTGCGCATATTGGAAAGCAAGTAAAAATCGTCATGGAAGCTGGTAAGGCGACGCAATCTATTGCGGCCGTAGAAGCTAAAGTTAAACAAGAGAAGCAGGAAGATGCTGAGACATCCATTGCCAATGATGATTTTGTTAAAACTATTCAGGCGGAATTAGGTGCCACGGTTGTGCCAGGTAGCATTCGCCCAATTCAATAA
- the rpoS gene encoding RNA polymerase sigma factor RpoS — MMKEITDSDKGLHDFSDLNLLDDQLDQALAPEDLKALLAAELSADLVQRYLQQIAAKPLFSPDEEREMAHQAKAGNFEARQAMIEHNLRLVVSIAKTYMNRGLPLPDLIEEGNLGLMHALDKFEPQRGFRFSTYATWWIRQSVEKALMSQVRTVRLPVHVIREINQVLRARRFLEQALAADGRLPDMEDIASLTGKSMEDVVDALAMAEHSTSLDAPRDMAPGSSLLDIISDKRSAGPHEKVEKSQLEDMLYTWLKGLKDDQRIVILRRYGLDNQESATLEEVAKELNLSKERVRQIQQDALVKLKKYLHSHGLDKGAILDN; from the coding sequence ATGATGAAAGAAATCACAGATTCAGATAAGGGGTTACATGATTTCTCTGATCTGAATCTGTTAGATGATCAGCTTGATCAAGCATTAGCCCCCGAAGATTTAAAAGCATTATTGGCTGCTGAATTATCAGCAGATTTGGTGCAGCGTTATCTTCAGCAAATCGCTGCTAAACCTCTTTTTTCTCCAGATGAAGAACGCGAGATGGCTCATCAAGCCAAAGCTGGAAATTTTGAGGCTCGCCAGGCAATGATTGAGCATAATTTACGTTTGGTTGTGAGTATTGCCAAAACTTACATGAATAGAGGCTTGCCTTTGCCTGATTTGATTGAAGAAGGCAATCTAGGCTTAATGCATGCACTAGATAAATTTGAACCTCAACGTGGCTTTAGGTTTTCAACTTATGCCACTTGGTGGATTAGGCAAAGTGTTGAAAAAGCGCTCATGAGTCAGGTGAGGACGGTGCGCCTGCCTGTTCATGTGATTCGTGAAATTAATCAGGTTTTGAGAGCGAGAAGATTTTTAGAGCAAGCTTTGGCTGCCGATGGTCGTTTGCCTGATATGGAAGACATCGCTAGTTTGACGGGTAAGTCGATGGAGGATGTGGTGGATGCGTTGGCTATGGCTGAGCACAGTACCTCATTGGATGCCCCGCGAGATATGGCCCCAGGTTCAAGTTTGTTAGATATTATTTCTGATAAACGATCTGCTGGGCCTCATGAAAAAGTTGAGAAATCTCAATTGGAGGACATGCTTTATACCTGGTTAAAAGGTTTAAAAGATGATCAGCGTATTGTGATTTTGCGACGGTATGGTTTAGATAATCAAGAGTCTGCCACATTGGAAGAGGTGGCTAAGGAGCTTAATTTATCTAAAGAGCGAGTTAGGCAAATTCAGCAGGATGCGTTAGTTAAACTTAAGAAATATTTACATAGTCATGGCTTGGATAAAGGCGCCATCTTAGATAACTAA
- a CDS encoding 3'-5' exonuclease, which produces MAGVLVFDIETIPDAAGIRRLEGIPESVSDVDVIAKALAERKEKTGTEFMPLHLQKIVAISCVIRRTTREGLPQFKVGSLCDETSSEKEIVQAFFDLIEKYTPQLVSWNGSGFDLPVLHYRALLNGVTSSRYWEMGESGDSDSRDFKWNNYISRYHMRHIDLMDLLAKFSARANAPLDALAKMCGFPGKMGMDGSQVAQGFFDGKIKEIRDYCETDVVNTYLLYCRFQMMRGGVTPEEYEEEIAFVKSELLKESKTASGAFWQEYLNKFSSDPKDQM; this is translated from the coding sequence ATGGCGGGTGTATTAGTTTTTGATATTGAGACAATTCCAGATGCGGCGGGGATTCGTCGTTTGGAGGGTATTCCTGAGTCGGTTAGTGATGTGGATGTCATCGCTAAAGCATTGGCTGAACGTAAAGAGAAAACTGGGACTGAATTTATGCCGCTGCATTTGCAAAAAATTGTGGCTATTTCTTGTGTTATTCGGCGTACAACTCGAGAAGGTTTGCCTCAATTTAAAGTAGGCAGTTTGTGTGATGAGACTAGTTCTGAGAAAGAGATTGTTCAGGCTTTTTTTGATTTGATTGAAAAATACACGCCTCAATTGGTTTCATGGAATGGTAGTGGTTTTGATTTGCCTGTATTGCACTATCGCGCGCTATTAAATGGCGTCACTTCTTCTCGTTATTGGGAAATGGGTGAGAGCGGTGATAGTGATAGCCGTGACTTTAAATGGAACAACTACATTAGTCGTTATCACATGAGACATATCGATCTGATGGATCTATTGGCAAAGTTTTCAGCTAGGGCCAATGCGCCTTTGGATGCGTTAGCAAAAATGTGCGGTTTCCCTGGCAAGATGGGTATGGACGGCAGTCAGGTTGCGCAAGGATTTTTTGATGGCAAGATCAAAGAGATTCGCGATTATTGTGAGACAGATGTGGTGAATACATACCTGTTGTACTGTCGTTTTCAAATGATGCGTGGCGGCGTAACTCCTGAAGAGTATGAAGAAGAGATTGCTTTTGTGAAGAGTGAGTTATTGAAGGAATCTAAAACAGCATCTGGTGCTTTTTGGCAGGAATACCTCAATAAGTTCAGCTCTGATCCCAAGGATCAAATGTGA